A stretch of the Pelmatolapia mariae isolate MD_Pm_ZW linkage group LG23, Pm_UMD_F_2, whole genome shotgun sequence genome encodes the following:
- the tax1bp3 gene encoding tax1-binding protein 3: MSFVPGQPVTAVVERIEIQKLRQGENLILGFSIGGGIDQDPGQNPFSEDKSDKGIYVTRISPKGPADLAGLKIGDKIMQVNGWDMTMVTHDQAHKKLTKKKEDVVRLLVTRKSLEEAVKQSKGSYPKH, from the exons GAACGAATTGAGATTCAGAAACTGCGGCAAGGAGAGAATCTCATCCTTGGCTTCAGCATCGGAGGAGGGATAGACCAGGACCCCGGGCAGAATCCCTTCTCTGAGGACAAGTCTGACAAA GGCATTTATGTGACCAGGATATCACCTAAAGGCCCAGCAGACTTGGCCGGCTTGAAGATAGGAGACAAAATAATGCAG GTGAACGGTTGGGACATGACCATGGTGACTCATGATCAGGCTCATAAAAAACTAACAAAGAAGAAAGAGGATGTGGTACGACTGCTAGTAACCAGGAAGTCGCTTGAGGAGGCTGTCAAACAGTCTAAGGGCTCTTATCCCAAACACTAG
- the ccl44 gene encoding chemokine (C-C motif) ligand 44 yields the protein MFMLQMLTVISLTVILLASVEAIGVQMKNDVQCCMLYSHGKVRTKDVLRFEVQTEGPDCSIQAIILYTKKAVKCADPRDRKVKRLLRKLIQRQRDKARRTKWFLSDDNLPVMSEVKKDHWVVLSVE from the exons ATGTTCATGCTGCAGATGTTGACTGTTATCTCTCTGACTGTTATCCTCTTGGCGTCTGTAGAAG CCATAGGTGTGCAGATGAAGAACGATGTCCAGTGCTGCATGCTATACTCCCACGGCAAGGTGCGTACCAAAGATGTGTTGCGGTTTGAGGTGCAGACCGAGGGGCCCGACTGCAGTATACAAGCCATCAT ACTGTACACGAAGAAGGCGGTAAAGTGTGCAGACCCCAGAGACCGAAAGGTAAAGAGGTTGCTAAGAAAGCTCatccagagacagagagacaaggCCCGCCGAACCAAATGGTTTCTTTCTGACGACAACCTTCCTGTCATGTCAGAG GTCAAGAAAGACCACTGGGTGGTTCTCAGTGTGGAGTGA
- the slc1a6 gene encoding excitatory amino acid transporter 4, with protein MNEKPPTSASLFLNEDTEKPPLPDRVDLRRRLRRAMERRASSMKERMSSVSKASVKGFLKRNLFVLFTIAAVALGIILGFALRPYNLSLREIKYFSFPGELLMRMLKMLVLPLIVSSLITGISSLDSKASGKMGLHAVVYYMVTTLIAVFIGIVIVVIIQPGKGSRDSPVANGGNIEPVQATDAFLDLIRNMFPPNLVEACFKQYKTVYKKTVHTRNVTVTLNLTDSLNVTDSALSMNLSTVLHTIQETVEEVVPVSGSSSGVNALGLVVFSMCFGLVIGNMKQQGQALREFFDCLNEAIMRLVAIIIWYAPVGILFLIAGKIVEMKDLAEVGGQLGMYTVSVIVGLLIHGLFVLPMLYFLVTRKNPYSFIGGLLQALITALGTSSSSATLPITFRCLEENNHVDKRVTRFVLPVGATINMDGTALYEAVAAIFIAQVNGMELNFGQILTISITATAASIGAAGIPQAGLVTMVIVLTSVGLPTEDITLIIAVDWFLDRLRTTTNVLGDSLGAGIVEHLSRKELQNQDAEVRNSVIEEDEKPYQLICQDNDIVNHLNSETTM; from the exons ATGAACGAGAAGCCCCCCACCAGTGCCAGCCTTTTCCTAAACGAGGACACAGAAAAACCACCCCTACCAGACAGAGTAGACCTAAGGAGGCGCTTACGCAGGGCCATGGAGAGGAGAGCAAGCAGCATGAAGGAGAGGATGAGCTCCGTCAGCAAGGCCAGTGTGAAGGGTTTCCTGAAGAGGAACTTGTTCGTTTTGTTCACCATCGCTGCCGTGGCTCTGG gTATAATCCTGGGCTTTGCTCTACGCCCCTACAATCTATCCCTGAGGGAAATCAAGTACTTTTCCTTTCCTGGGGAGCTCCTAATGAGAATGCTGAAGATGCTGGTGCTACCTCTAATTGTCTCCAGTCTGATCACAG GCATTTCTTCCTTGGACAGTAAAGCATCTGGTAAGATGGGTTTGCACGCAGTGGTCTACTACATGGTGACCACGCTGATTGCTGTGTTTATCGGCATTGTCATCGTCGTCATCATCCAGCCGGGGAAAGGGAGCAGGGACAGCCCCGTGGCCAACGGTGGGAATATCGAACCTGTTCAGGCTACTGATGCTTTTCTGGATCTCATCAG GAACATGTTTCCTCCTAATCTGGTAGAAGCCTGCTTCAAGCAG TATAAAACAGTGTACAAGAAAACTGTTCACACAAGAAATGTGACCGTAACCCTGAACCTCACCGACTCGCTCAATGTGACCGATTCTGCCTTGAGCATGAACCTCAGCACGGTGCTGCACACCATACAG GAGACTGTGGAGGAGGTCGTCCCTGTGTCTGGCTCCTCGAGCGGAGTAAACGCTCTGGGTCTGGTGGTGTTTTCCATGTGCTTCGGTCTGGTCATTGGCAACATGAAACAGCAGGGCCAGGCTCTTAGAGAGTTCTTTGACTGCCTGAATGAAGCCATCATGAGGCTGGTGGCCATCATCATCTG GTATGCTCCAGTAGGTATCCTGTTTCTGATTGctgggaagattgtggagatGAAGGATCTGGCAGAAGTGGGTGGTCAGCTGGGGATGTACACTGTGTCGGTCATCGTGGGTCTTCTCATCCATGGCCTCTTTGTCCTGCCAATGCTTTATTTCCTGGTAACCAGGAAGAATCCTTACAGCTTCATTGGCGGCCTGCTGCAGGCACTGATCACTGCTCTGGGAACCTCCTCCAG CTCTGCTACCCTGCCCATCACCTTCCGCTGCCTCGAAGAAAACAACCACGTGGATAAACGAGTGACGCGTTTTGTCCTTCCCGTTGGAGCCACCATTAACATGGATGGCACCGCCCTCTACGAGGCAGTGGCAGCTATCTTTATTGCTCAAGTCAATGGCATGGAGCTAAACTTTGGTCAGATTCTCACCATCAG TATCACAGCAACGGCTGCCAGCATCGGAGCAGCAGGCATTCCTCAGGCTGGCCTGGTTACCATGGTGATTGTATTGACATCGGTGGGACTGCCCACGGAGGACATAACGCTGATCATCGCTGTGGATTGGTTCCT GGACCGTTTGCGTACTACCACGAATGTTCTCGGCGACTCCCTCGGGGCCGGCATCGTGGAGCACCTTTCCCGCAAAGAGCTGCAGAATCAGGACGCCGAGGTGCGCAACTCTGTAATCGAGGAGGACGAGAAACCCTATCAGCTCATTTGCCAGGACAATGACATAGTCAATCATCTCAACAGCGAGACTACAATGTGA